Proteins from a genomic interval of Microbacterium esteraromaticum:
- a CDS encoding arylsulfatase, which yields MTGGRRPNVVLIVADQWRGDALSAAGHPVVRTPVLDELAARGVRFDRAYSATPTCVPARAALLTGQSQERHGLVGYVEGVDCTLAQPVTLPGVFRDAGYQTQAIGKMHVWPQRARLGFDDVQLHDGFLHHARREHGGHLEPIDDYVHWLRRQPGVSADEEYFDHGAGCNSVVTRPWDKAEHLHPTNWVTSTAGRFLERRDPTQPFFLYLSYHRPHPPYDPPAWALEQYLAAEPHAPVRGDWNGVWDAHRNDGGHQTSLGDMPDDVIRRARAGYYGAMAHVDLQIGRFLELLAQAGEAENTVVLFTSDHGEMLGDHDIYRKAVPYEGSARVPLIVADAPARAVGAATKRVSSALGELRDVMPTLLELAGIEVPDTVDGASLASIVTGTADDTAHRDWLHGEHVYWGQSLQWVTDGRYKYVWASGDGVEQLFDLVEDPDETTDLSHDESARDALLRCRAQLIAALQGRPEGFVRDGMLQTGVAVSAVLPHLHEVLDAG from the coding sequence ATGACCGGCGGCCGGCGCCCGAACGTCGTCCTGATCGTCGCGGACCAATGGCGCGGAGACGCGCTCTCTGCGGCAGGGCACCCGGTCGTGCGCACCCCCGTGCTGGACGAGCTCGCCGCACGGGGCGTGCGGTTCGACCGGGCGTACTCCGCGACCCCGACATGCGTCCCCGCCCGTGCCGCGCTGCTGACCGGGCAGTCGCAGGAGCGACACGGTCTGGTCGGCTACGTCGAAGGCGTCGACTGCACGCTGGCCCAGCCCGTCACCCTGCCCGGCGTCTTCCGCGATGCGGGCTATCAGACTCAGGCGATCGGCAAGATGCACGTCTGGCCGCAACGCGCGCGTCTGGGCTTCGACGATGTGCAGCTGCACGACGGGTTCCTCCACCACGCACGTCGGGAGCACGGCGGTCACCTGGAGCCGATCGACGATTACGTGCACTGGCTGCGCCGACAGCCTGGGGTGAGCGCCGACGAGGAGTACTTCGACCACGGCGCCGGATGCAACTCGGTGGTGACCCGCCCCTGGGACAAGGCCGAGCACCTGCATCCGACGAACTGGGTGACCTCGACGGCGGGGCGCTTCCTCGAGCGACGCGACCCCACGCAGCCGTTCTTCCTGTACCTGTCGTACCACCGTCCGCACCCTCCCTACGACCCGCCGGCATGGGCTCTGGAGCAGTACCTGGCGGCCGAACCGCACGCCCCGGTGCGCGGCGACTGGAACGGGGTGTGGGACGCGCATCGCAACGATGGCGGGCATCAGACATCGCTGGGCGACATGCCCGACGACGTCATCCGGCGGGCCAGGGCGGGCTACTACGGGGCGATGGCGCACGTCGATCTGCAGATCGGCCGATTCCTCGAACTGCTGGCGCAGGCGGGCGAGGCCGAGAACACCGTGGTGCTGTTCACCAGCGACCACGGCGAGATGCTCGGCGACCACGACATCTACCGCAAGGCGGTTCCCTATGAGGGTTCGGCCCGCGTCCCGCTGATCGTGGCGGATGCTCCCGCGCGCGCCGTCGGCGCGGCGACCAAACGAGTCAGCTCGGCGTTGGGCGAGCTGCGCGACGTCATGCCCACCCTGCTGGAGCTCGCGGGCATCGAGGTACCCGACACCGTCGACGGAGCCTCGCTCGCCAGCATTGTGACGGGCACCGCGGATGACACCGCGCACCGCGACTGGCTCCACGGCGAGCACGTCTACTGGGGCCAGTCGCTGCAATGGGTCACCGACGGGCGCTACAAGTACGTGTGGGCATCCGGTGACGGGGTCGAGCAGCTGTTCGATCTCGTCGAGGACCCCGATGAGACGACGGATCTGTCGCACGACGAGAGCGCGCGCGACGCGCTGCTCCGGTGCCGTGCG
- a CDS encoding glycoside hydrolase family 35 protein, whose protein sequence is MFTTSGTRFLRDGEPHLIVSGAFHYSRVHPDQWADRLRRLRAMGANAVETYVPWNFHAPAPGVYDFSGAADLERFLDTAAAEDLDILVRPGPYACGEWENGGFPGWLLADPGMRLRTSNPAYLAEVDRWFDEVIPLIAARQYPEGGRVILVQIENEYGSFGDDLQYLEHLRDGLLARGITVPLVTSDGPRMSWLLAGTVEGALPTMNFGSRTAEHLETFAAEFPDTPPMCMEYWHGWFDHWGEQHHTRAPEEAAHELRTMLAGNMSTNFYMAVGGTNYGLWNGSNHDGVIQPTITSYDYDAPIGEDGSLSPKFHAFRSIIAEYLPVPEMPADLAVAPPALTPRDLPLTTSGVLTCDDLQELSLATAPQVPGLRTVTEPVPEPPTFEQLGLERGMLLLRSEVAHAGGTVPVRLHDLHDRAHVFIDGRLVGIVNRDEGTPETLEITAERGVLRIDVLVESQGRINFGPLLGDRKGILTGVWWGNRFINGWRAYPLALDVVGAAVSALCTQDRPAPQADGLTYRQYELAVGADEAGTDANISTAQRGRGFLWIDDSMLGRFWHIGPQQSLYCPGPLLASAGSHTVTVLETDPSPTVTDGGMSLLARPDLGEPAQP, encoded by the coding sequence ATGTTCACCACCTCCGGCACCCGCTTCCTGCGGGACGGCGAGCCGCACCTGATCGTGTCGGGAGCGTTCCACTACAGCCGCGTGCACCCCGATCAGTGGGCCGACCGGCTGCGCCGTCTGCGCGCGATGGGCGCGAACGCCGTCGAGACGTACGTGCCGTGGAACTTCCACGCGCCCGCTCCTGGCGTGTACGACTTCTCGGGGGCGGCCGATCTGGAGCGCTTCCTCGACACCGCTGCCGCCGAGGACCTCGACATCCTGGTGCGCCCCGGCCCGTACGCTTGCGGTGAGTGGGAGAACGGCGGCTTCCCGGGGTGGCTGCTCGCCGACCCCGGCATGCGCCTGCGCACGAGCAACCCGGCGTACCTCGCCGAGGTCGACCGCTGGTTCGACGAGGTGATCCCGCTGATCGCCGCCCGCCAGTATCCGGAGGGCGGACGCGTCATCCTCGTGCAGATTGAGAACGAGTACGGCTCGTTCGGCGACGACCTGCAGTATCTCGAGCACCTGCGCGACGGATTGCTGGCCCGGGGCATCACCGTGCCGCTCGTGACCAGCGACGGCCCCCGGATGAGCTGGTTGCTCGCCGGCACTGTCGAAGGCGCTCTGCCGACGATGAACTTCGGATCGCGCACCGCCGAGCACCTCGAGACCTTCGCCGCGGAGTTCCCCGACACTCCTCCGATGTGCATGGAGTACTGGCACGGCTGGTTCGACCACTGGGGCGAGCAGCACCACACGCGCGCCCCTGAAGAGGCTGCCCATGAGCTGCGCACGATGCTCGCCGGCAACATGAGCACGAACTTCTACATGGCCGTCGGCGGCACCAACTACGGGCTGTGGAACGGGTCGAACCACGACGGTGTAATCCAGCCGACCATCACCTCGTACGACTACGACGCACCGATCGGCGAGGACGGCTCGCTGTCGCCGAAGTTCCACGCGTTCCGCAGCATCATCGCCGAGTACCTTCCGGTGCCCGAGATGCCCGCCGACCTCGCCGTCGCACCGCCGGCGCTGACGCCGCGAGACCTCCCGCTGACGACGTCGGGCGTGCTGACGTGCGACGACCTGCAGGAGCTCTCGCTGGCCACGGCACCGCAGGTGCCAGGGCTGCGCACCGTCACCGAGCCCGTGCCCGAACCGCCCACGTTCGAACAGCTCGGGTTGGAGCGCGGGATGCTGCTGCTGCGCTCCGAGGTCGCCCACGCGGGCGGCACGGTTCCGGTGCGCCTGCACGACCTGCACGACCGTGCGCACGTGTTCATCGACGGGCGGCTGGTGGGCATCGTCAATCGCGATGAGGGCACTCCCGAGACGCTTGAGATCACCGCCGAGCGGGGTGTGCTGCGTATCGACGTGCTCGTCGAGTCTCAGGGACGCATCAACTTCGGGCCGCTGCTGGGCGACCGCAAGGGGATTCTCACCGGCGTGTGGTGGGGCAACCGCTTCATCAACGGCTGGCGCGCGTACCCGCTCGCCCTGGATGTCGTCGGCGCAGCCGTCTCCGCGCTGTGCACGCAGGACCGCCCGGCGCCGCAGGCCGACGGCCTGACCTATCGACAGTATGAGCTGGCGGTAGGTGCCGACGAAGCGGGCACGGATGCCAACATCTCGACGGCGCAGCGCGGTCGCGGGTTCCTGTGGATCGACGACAGCATGCTCGGGCGGTTCTGGCACATCGGCCCGCAGCAGAGCCTGTACTGCCCCGGCCCGCTGCTGGCATCCGCCGGGTCCCACACCGTCACGGTCCTCGAAACCGACCCCTCACCGACGGTCACGGACGGCGGCATGAGCCTGCTGGCGCGCCCCGACCTCGGCGAACCGGCTCAGCCATGA